Below is a window of Planktothrix tepida PCC 9214 DNA.
TTGTAACTCTGCTAATTGTTTAGAAAATTCAATTTCTAAGCGATGAATTTCCTGTTCCGCTTCTTGCGCTTCCTGTTGAAACTCTTGGATCGCTTGTTGACGAACCTGGGTTAATTCTGTTAACCATTCCCCGATCTGACTGCGATGGTCTCCTAATTCATTCTGGAAATTATCAGCTTCTAAATGTAGATCTTGAGCAATTCGATCCGTTTCCTGAATCACCGCTTGCATTTGTCGATTTGCGGCTGCTATTTTTCCTTCTAAATCCCCTAATTCATTGAGATGATTTTTAACAATAATGGTGACTTCTCGGACAACAGACCGTCGCAATAACCATAACCCCACCAACGTTGCTGCTAATAATACCCCTAACAGCGCTAATAACAAATTAAACAGCGTCATAGTCTGTTTAAAGGCTCGTTGAGCTTCTGCTTGAACCTGTTCTTGTAAACGTTGCTGTTCTCGCAGTTGTTCGAGTTCCTTGCGATCCTTGGGGGACAGGGTTTCGGTCGGAGTTGTGGGTTTCGGTTCTGGAGACTTAGGCGGTTTAGACTGAGCAACGCTAACTCCCGCCGACAGTAATACTAACGTCAGGATAACGCTGCTGCGGGATACCCACGCCAAAAAATCAAGACGCTTATCAGAGATAGCCTCAGCATCAAACCGTTGATACTGTTGCGTGAATAGCTTTGTCTGTTTAACCAAGTCCGAGTTCTCCAACCCATCCTCTATAGTTTGACATATTTCGGGTTTGGGTTGACGGAAAATCAGTTATCAGTTATCAGTGTAAGAGTGAAGTGCTAATTAACTGTCCACTTCTTGATTGATGACTAATTATTAATTACTGATTTCCGATGACGCAGAAGGGTTAAACTTAATCCAAATAATCCTAATGATAAGGATACGGCGATGGCTGTGACTAAAATCATGGGTTGCGTCGCTTGGCGAACGGCGATCGCACAAAGTGCCCACATAATTACAAAGGGATAAGCTATTTCATCCCGTTCAATGATTAAAATAGCGGCTAATGTTCCCGCAATGACTAATAAAATTGCTGTCCAGAGTTCGGGTGAAATTCCTCCCCCTGTCCATTGCCAAGTTTCTAAAACTAAAGCGACATTAACAATCGTGGCAACAGTAATCCAAGCAAAATAAATACTAATGGGAATATCGACACACCAGCGTTCCTTTTTGGCAACTCTAACTTTCCCAATATTTAACCGTAAATATCCCACAATTAAGGAATTTAAAATAGCCAACATTGCCCCTAGGGACAGAAAAAACATTTGATATTGAAATAAAAATACCCAGATAATCTGGGCAATACAAGCTAAAACAATGGAAAAACCCAATTTTTGTAATCGAGGATTTTCACGGTTTTGAGGTAATCCTTGATAACCCGCAAACGCAAATAATCCTACATAAATTAAACCCCAAATTGCAAAGGCATAATTAGCCGGAATAATTTTAACATTCCTAAAAATAGTATTAGAAATTTCTCCAATTGTTAACCCATTAAAAGGAGCTATATTCGCTAATACATTAATTCCGAATGCGGCTAAAATTGCTGTTATATTTGCCCATTGTCTGACCGAGTTAAAATTAGAGTCCTGAGAATTAGTCTGCATTGCTCTTGGAAAATATAGCAGGGAATAGGGAACACGGAACAGGGAACAGGGAACAGCGATTGACTGTAAGCGGTGAGAGGGTTTGCTGGATTGAGGCCTGTCCTAACTATCATGCGTAGCTTTATAGCAACGGCTCTAACAAAAAAAATTGAGAGACACGATAAATCGCGTCTCTGAATCTGCTTTAATCGACTTTGAGCCGTTAACGATGAATGTTATTCAACGCCTTGAGACACCGAGGGACGAGAAATCCGACGGTTTAATTTAGGTTTAGAAGTCACTAATTGAGCTTCTTCCTCCGGAGCATCAAAGTCAGAATCTAGCCAACTGGGACGAGTTTGATCGTAGGCCAGTTGTAAGGCGGCGGCGGCGATCGCATGAGGATCGTATTCCTCACCCAATTGCGCCACAATCGGCAAGAAAGATGCCACCCGTTCACCGGATAACGCTTCCCGCACCCGTCCTTGCAGACGTTCAATATAACGGGCTTCAATTTGCGAGCGCTTAGGAATGGATAACACCGTAAAGTTATGGCGCAAATGACGCTCGATTAACCGCAGTTTCCGGCGATCAATCGGTTGAATCAGCGTAATCGCAATCCCATCCCGTCCGGCGCGACCTGTCCGACCAATGCGGTGAACATAACTTTCCGCGTTATCGGGTAAATCGTAGTTAATGACGTGGGTAAGATGATCCACATCTAATCCTCGTGCTGCAATGTCGGTAGCCACAATCCACCGCACTTGACGACGGCGGAAGCGTTGCAGCAGTCGTTCCCGTTGGGCTTGGTTCAAGTTGCCATGATATTCATCCACACTATGACCCGCCGATTGCAGGAATGTGGTTAATTCCGCAGCGGCTTGTTTTGTGCGGACAAAAATAATCGCCGATTCTGGATCTTCTAATTCTAAAATCGGTTGCAACGCCCGGGCTTTTGACCAGCCACGCGGGGCCATATAAGCACGCTGTTCAATGCGTTTGGGAGTGGCTTTGGGATTTTCGGCTTTAATGGTGACTGGATTTTTCAGGAATTTCTTCACCAGTTTCCAAATCGAAGGCTCCATCGTCGCAGAGAAAAACGC
It encodes the following:
- a CDS encoding DEAD/DEAH box helicase is translated as MSPSFASLGISEERASYLETIGFTEPTAIQVEAIPHILSGRDVVGLAQTGTGKTAAFSLPILEQLDTSAKGVQALILTPTRELAMQVKEAIRKMTDDRSLYVLTVYGGQSIERQIQRLQQGVQIVVGTPGRILDLLNRGDLKLNRIKWLVLDEADEMLSMGFIQDVEKILESVAEERQTAFFSATMEPSIWKLVKKFLKNPVTIKAENPKATPKRIEQRAYMAPRGWSKARALQPILELEDPESAIIFVRTKQAAAELTTFLQSAGHSVDEYHGNLNQAQRERLLQRFRRRQVRWIVATDIAARGLDVDHLTHVINYDLPDNAESYVHRIGRTGRAGRDGIAITLIQPIDRRKLRLIERHLRHNFTVLSIPKRSQIEARYIERLQGRVREALSGERVASFLPIVAQLGEEYDPHAIAAAALQLAYDQTRPSWLDSDFDAPEEEAQLVTSKPKLNRRISRPSVSQGVE